One window of the Zea mays cultivar B73 chromosome 3, Zm-B73-REFERENCE-NAM-5.0, whole genome shotgun sequence genome contains the following:
- the LOC103651128 gene encoding salicylic acid-binding protein 2: protein MDAPAAAEGCGKHIVLVHGACLGGWSWYKVATLLRAAGYRVDAPDMAASGADPRPLREVPTFRDYTRPLLDLLASLPDGDRVVLVGHSLGGVNVALAAETFPDKVSAVVFLCAFMPDCTARPSHVLEKFIEGKWLDWMDTEMKPQDQDGEGKLPTSMLFGPRIIREKFFQLCSPEDLTLSASLMRVSSMFVEDLALRQPYSKERYGSVRRVYVVCTEDYAIVEGFQRWMVDNSPVDEVKEIAADHVVMLSRPDELVRCLTDIADKYA from the exons ATGGATGCTCCCGCGGCGGCCGAGGGCTGCGGCAAGCACATTGTGCTCGTCCACGGCGCGTGCCTGGGCGGCTGGTCCTGGTACAAGGTGGCCACCCTACTCCGCGCGGCGGGGTACCGCGTCGACGCGCCGGACATGGCGGCGTCGGGCGCCGACCCGCGGCCGCTGCGGGAGGTGCCCACGTTCCGGGACTACACCAGGCCGCTGCTGGACCTCCTCGCGTCGCTGCCAGACGGGGACCGCGTCGTGCTTGTCGGCCACAGCCTCGGCGGCGTGAACGTCGCGCTGGCCGCCGAGACGTTCCCGGACAAGGTCTCCGCCGTGGTGTTCCTCTGCGCCTTCATGCCGGACTGCACGGCGCGGCCGTCGCACGTGCTGGAAAAG TTCATTGAGGGGAAGTGGCTGGACTGGATGGACACGGAGATGAAACCCCAGGACCAGGATGGCGAGGGCAAGCTCCCCACCTCCATGCTGTTCGGACCCCGGATCATCCGAGAAAAGTTCTTCCAGCTCTGCTCGCCCGAG GACCTGACGCTGTCGGCGTCTCTGATGAGGGTGAGCTCCATGTTCGTGGAGGACCTGGCGCTCCGGCAACCCTACAGCAAGGAAAGGTACGGCTCGGTGCGCAGGGTCTACGTCGTGTGCACGGAGGACTacgccatcgtggaggggttccAGCGCTGGATGGTGGATAACAGCCCCGTGGACGAGGTGAAGGAGATCGCGGCGGACCACGTCGTGATGCTCTCCCGGCCCGACGAGCTGGTGCGCTGCCtcactgacatcgccgacaagtaCGCTTGA